A part of Acidimicrobiales bacterium genomic DNA contains:
- a CDS encoding peptide ABC transporter permease, whose translation MARVFLALREIRRAKARFTLLTGAIGLLVFLILFQQTILGDLVTQFIGAIRNQSAQVLVYGDQARRNVEGSQITPDQQAQVLEVDGVAEAGPIGEGTFTVTAGGEQRDAVIFGYRLGGPGEPTTLTAGRLPEAGGEAVAADGATAEGFAIGDQVTVEPGGDTITIVGIGRDLNYSVTPTLFVDFATYESARRTRNPDAQDVYPSLIGVQPEPGVSASELAQRITDEVDGVEALTRQQAVDESPGVSAVQQSFGVILLLAYIVVTLITGFFFLIITTQKARALTLLRAVGAPSGYLVRSLLVQVVLVMVAGIAAGWLLLELASVGVGTGISLNAEPSLVIGTGVVLLVLAVLASLGAVRRVLRIDPIEATTGAGVGA comes from the coding sequence ATGGCTCGCGTGTTCCTCGCCCTCCGCGAGATCCGCCGGGCCAAGGCCCGGTTCACCCTGCTCACCGGGGCCATCGGCCTGCTGGTGTTCCTCATCCTGTTCCAGCAGACGATCCTCGGCGACCTCGTCACCCAGTTCATCGGGGCCATCCGCAACCAGTCGGCCCAGGTGCTGGTGTACGGCGACCAGGCCCGGCGCAACGTGGAGGGCAGCCAGATCACGCCGGACCAGCAGGCCCAGGTGCTCGAGGTCGACGGCGTGGCCGAGGCGGGCCCGATCGGCGAGGGCACGTTCACCGTCACCGCCGGCGGCGAGCAGCGCGATGCGGTGATCTTCGGCTACCGGCTGGGCGGCCCGGGCGAGCCCACCACGCTGACGGCGGGCCGGCTGCCCGAGGCCGGCGGCGAGGCGGTGGCTGCCGACGGGGCCACCGCCGAGGGGTTCGCCATCGGCGACCAGGTCACGGTGGAGCCCGGGGGCGACACCATCACCATCGTGGGCATCGGCCGCGACCTGAACTACAGCGTCACCCCGACCCTGTTCGTCGACTTCGCCACCTACGAGTCGGCCCGACGCACCCGCAACCCCGACGCCCAGGACGTGTACCCGTCGCTGATCGGCGTGCAGCCCGAACCGGGGGTGTCCGCGTCCGAGCTGGCCCAGCGGATCACCGACGAGGTCGACGGCGTGGAGGCCCTCACCCGCCAGCAGGCGGTGGACGAGTCGCCGGGCGTGTCCGCGGTGCAGCAGTCGTTCGGCGTGATCCTGCTGCTCGCCTACATCGTGGTCACGCTGATCACCGGCTTCTTCTTCCTGATCATCACCACCCAGAAGGCGAGGGCGCTCACCCTGCTGCGCGCCGTGGGCGCCCCCAGCGGCTACCTGGTCCGGTCGCTGCTCGTGCAGGTCGTGCTCGTCATGGTCGCCGGGATCGCGGCCGGCTGGCTGCTGCTCGAGCTGGCCTCGGTGGGCGTCGGCACGGGCATCTCGCTGAACGCCGAGCCGTCGCTCGTCATCGGGACGGGCGTCGTGCTGCTCGTGCTCGCGGTGCTGGCCTCGCTGGGCGCGGTGCGCCGGGTGCTCAGGATCGACCCCATCGAGGCCACCACCGGCGCGGGGGTGGGTGCGTGA
- a CDS encoding ATP-binding cassette domain-containing protein gives MALRVERLVKDYAGPPPVRAVDGIDLAVEEGEVFGLLGPNGAGKTTTVGMCTTRVVPTSGQVTVAGVDVAADPPGARRRLGVVTQYNTLDRSCTVLENLVFHCRYFGFSSAAAKARAGELLERFRLADRAQAMPDALSGGMAQRLQVARAMAHRPAVLFLDEPTAGLDPQSRIALWEAVEELHREGTTVVLTTHYMEEADQLCDRLAIVDHGKVLVLDTPDSLKKSAGGDTIVALLLDGDPAVAIGALTDLEGVTRAEVVHGQVRLFVHQLEGLLPRIVERCQPWGLRDVAIEEPSLETVFISLTGRALRD, from the coding sequence GTGGCTCTGCGCGTCGAGCGCCTGGTGAAGGACTACGCCGGCCCACCGCCCGTCCGGGCCGTCGACGGGATCGACCTCGCCGTCGAGGAAGGCGAGGTCTTCGGCCTCCTCGGACCCAACGGAGCCGGCAAGACCACCACCGTCGGCATGTGCACCACTCGCGTGGTCCCCACCAGTGGCCAGGTGACGGTGGCCGGCGTCGACGTCGCCGCCGATCCCCCCGGGGCGCGCCGCCGGCTGGGCGTGGTGACCCAGTACAACACCCTCGACCGGTCGTGCACCGTGTTGGAGAACCTGGTGTTCCACTGCCGCTACTTCGGCTTTTCGTCGGCGGCCGCCAAGGCCCGGGCGGGCGAGCTGCTCGAGCGGTTCCGGCTGGCGGATCGGGCCCAGGCCATGCCCGACGCCCTCTCCGGCGGGATGGCGCAGCGGCTGCAGGTGGCCCGGGCCATGGCCCATCGCCCGGCCGTGCTGTTCCTCGACGAGCCCACCGCCGGGCTCGACCCCCAGAGCCGCATCGCGCTGTGGGAGGCGGTGGAGGAGCTCCACCGCGAGGGAACCACCGTGGTGCTCACCACCCACTACATGGAAGAGGCCGACCAGCTCTGCGACCGGCTGGCCATCGTCGACCACGGCAAGGTGCTGGTGCTCGACACGCCCGACAGCCTGAAGAAGAGCGCCGGGGGCGACACCATCGTGGCCCTGCTCCTCGACGGAGACCCGGCCGTGGCCATCGGCGCCCTCACCGACCTGGAGGGCGTGACGCGGGCCGAGGTCGTGCACGGCCAGGTCCGGCTGTTCGTCCACCAGCTCGAGGGCCTGCTGCCCCGCATCGTGGAGCGCTGCCAGCCCTGGGGGCTGCGCGACGTCGCCATTGAGGAGCCGTCGCTCGAGACCGTGTTCATCTCGCTCACCGGGAGGGCGCTGCGTGACTGA
- a CDS encoding SH3 domain-containing protein, whose product MLGGGALAVAGAVRPAKRARRTLRQGGFTGGGAGGAGDPRYLAAAAEATRRWAYLSAVPVPVPVPAPIGFLPAVSLTGALGGALCGIGVAVLLQQFAVAELTQSLLITSVVIGLLVGGLVLPSIGRAVAASRVNRLLVAASGRLPGGAPAGPGVVPAPSAGAAPAGAPAPAQAPAPAPASAPAPAALCRVPASGLPARPGPDPSAPVVAQLAPGLVFALVERRGDWAHLRAPNGWEGWVDGRLLEPAGLGGPGA is encoded by the coding sequence ATGCTTGGCGGTGGGGCGCTGGCCGTCGCCGGCGCCGTGCGGCCGGCCAAGCGGGCCCGGCGCACGCTGCGCCAGGGCGGCTTCACAGGGGGCGGTGCCGGTGGTGCCGGCGACCCGCGCTACCTCGCGGCCGCGGCCGAGGCCACGCGCCGCTGGGCGTACCTGTCGGCCGTGCCGGTCCCGGTCCCCGTGCCGGCGCCCATCGGGTTCCTTCCCGCCGTGAGCCTCACCGGCGCCCTCGGAGGCGCGCTCTGCGGGATCGGCGTGGCCGTGCTGCTCCAGCAGTTCGCGGTGGCCGAGCTCACGCAGAGCCTGCTGATCACGTCGGTCGTGATCGGCCTGCTCGTCGGTGGGCTGGTGCTGCCCTCCATCGGCCGGGCGGTCGCCGCCTCTCGCGTGAACCGCTTGCTGGTGGCCGCCAGCGGCCGGCTTCCGGGTGGGGCGCCGGCCGGCCCGGGCGTGGTCCCCGCCCCCTCGGCGGGCGCCGCCCCCGCAGGGGCCCCGGCCCCGGCCCAGGCCCCGGCTCCGGCTCCGGCTTCGGCTCCGGCCCCGGCGGCGCTGTGTCGGGTGCCGGCCAGCGGCCTGCCGGCCCGGCCGGGGCCCGACCCGTCGGCGCCCGTGGTGGCCCAGCTGGCCCCCGGGCTGGTGTTCGCCCTGGTCGAGCGGCGCGGCGACTGGGCCCACCTGCGCGCGCCCAACGGCTGGGAGGGCTGGGTCGACGGCCGGTTGCTGGAGCCCGCGGGGCTGGGTGGACCCGGGGCGTAG
- a CDS encoding DEAD/DEAH box helicase, with amino-acid sequence MTTSFSSLGVAPDLVEALASRGISSPFAIQALALPDGLAGRDVCGKAKTGSGKTLAFGLPMLERVGRAEPGHPTGLVLVPTRELAAQVRDELAPLGQVQGVAVVAVYGGAPMERQIKDLDDGADVVIATPGRLIDLLERKVVALDAVSVLVIDEADRMADMGFLPQVTWLLRRMRRDRQTLLFSATLDGAVDHLVQRHMRAPVFHEATSGTVMVESMTHRFLLVHHMDKVRVCAAIVRSHPRTLLFTRTKRGADRLVADLRKEGVAVAIIHGDLPQRVREKALRDFSEGRLPALVATDVAARGIHVDDVGVVVHVDPPEDHKAYLHRSGRTARAGESGVVVTLLLWDEERHVRLLHKRLGLEAPIVEVFSNDPRLADLVAFGEEAEGEGDGGGGAARRLA; translated from the coding sequence ATGACGACCTCGTTCTCCTCCCTCGGCGTGGCCCCCGACCTGGTCGAGGCGCTCGCGAGCCGAGGCATCAGCAGTCCCTTCGCCATCCAGGCGCTCGCCCTCCCCGACGGCCTCGCCGGGCGCGACGTGTGCGGCAAGGCCAAGACCGGCTCGGGCAAGACGCTCGCGTTCGGCCTCCCGATGCTCGAGCGGGTCGGGCGGGCCGAGCCCGGCCATCCCACCGGGCTCGTGCTCGTACCCACCCGCGAGCTGGCCGCGCAGGTGCGCGACGAGCTGGCCCCGCTCGGCCAGGTCCAGGGTGTCGCCGTCGTGGCGGTGTACGGCGGCGCACCGATGGAGCGCCAGATCAAGGATCTCGACGACGGCGCCGACGTGGTGATCGCCACGCCCGGCCGGCTCATCGACCTGCTCGAGCGCAAGGTGGTCGCCCTCGACGCGGTGAGCGTGCTCGTGATCGACGAGGCCGACCGCATGGCCGACATGGGGTTCCTCCCCCAGGTCACGTGGCTGCTGCGCCGCATGCGCCGCGACCGCCAGACGCTGCTGTTCTCGGCCACGCTCGACGGGGCCGTCGACCACCTCGTCCAGCGCCACATGCGCGCGCCGGTGTTCCACGAGGCCACCTCCGGCACCGTGATGGTCGAGTCCATGACGCACCGCTTCCTGCTGGTGCACCACATGGACAAGGTCCGGGTGTGCGCCGCCATCGTGCGCAGCCACCCCCGGACGCTGCTCTTCACCCGCACCAAGCGGGGTGCCGACCGGCTCGTGGCCGACCTCCGCAAGGAGGGCGTGGCGGTGGCGATCATCCACGGCGACCTGCCCCAGCGGGTGCGCGAGAAGGCGTTGCGCGACTTCTCCGAGGGCAGGCTCCCCGCGCTCGTGGCCACCGACGTGGCGGCGCGCGGGATCCATGTCGACGACGTGGGCGTGGTCGTGCACGTCGACCCGCCCGAGGACCACAAGGCGTACCTGCACCGCTCGGGGCGCACCGCCCGCGCCGGCGAGAGCGGGGTGGTCGTCACCCTGCTCCTTTGGGACGAGGAGCGCCACGTGCGGCTGCTGCACAAGCGCCTCGGGTTGGAGGCGCCGATCGTCGAGGTGTTCTCCAACGACCCGCGCCTGGCCGACCTGGTCGCCTTCGGCGAGGAGGCCGAGGGCGAGGGCGACGGCGGCGGGGGAGCGGCGCGCCGGCTGGCCTGA
- a CDS encoding SET domain-containing protein, which translates to MVLRALVGWRAREVSMLVNWLNPKAQPRQAGAKGMGCYATSPIAAGETVAAFGGWVCERTELDRLSDDRRARSIQIDDHLFLVGPPDAEPGDWVNHSCDPTAGILGNVLIVARRDIRPGEELTFDYAMCDTADYDEFECACGSRLCRGRVTADDWMLPELQQRYDGWFSSYVTRRIAGLARQPA; encoded by the coding sequence ATGGTCCTCCGTGCCCTGGTGGGCTGGCGCGCGCGGGAGGTGTCGATGCTCGTCAACTGGCTGAACCCGAAGGCGCAGCCCCGCCAGGCCGGCGCGAAGGGGATGGGCTGCTACGCCACCTCCCCGATCGCGGCCGGCGAGACGGTCGCGGCCTTCGGCGGCTGGGTGTGCGAGCGGACCGAGCTCGACCGCCTCTCCGACGACCGCCGGGCCCGGTCGATCCAGATCGACGACCACCTGTTCCTGGTGGGACCGCCCGACGCGGAGCCGGGCGACTGGGTCAACCACTCCTGCGACCCCACCGCCGGGATCCTCGGCAACGTGCTGATCGTCGCCCGGCGCGACATCCGTCCCGGCGAGGAGCTCACCTTCGACTACGCCATGTGCGACACCGCCGACTACGACGAGTTCGAGTGCGCCTGCGGGTCGCGCCTGTGCCGGGGGAGGGTGACCGCCGACGACTGGATGCTCCCCGAGCTGCAGCAGCGCTACGACGGCTGGTTCTCGTCGTACGTGACCCGGCGCATCGCCGGCCTGGCACGCCAGCCGGCCTAG
- a CDS encoding DUF433 domain-containing protein, protein MTKTKDELRFETPLYTVAEAARFLDVPVSTFTTWAHGYEAHPKGRPVVRCGPILTASRTPRRHPEVPFVGLVEGMAAAAFRRAGVSMQHIRRSLTVLSDEIGVDHALASRQLYTDGASILFDYATSEQDQELLTVVVTGQRVFHDIIRDYLQRITYASDGFAERLVLPLTDRPVVECNPQRGFGRPLFIHGGAPMDDVLDRFRAGEALKDVAKDFDLRPEDVEDVIRASLPHAA, encoded by the coding sequence GTGACGAAGACGAAGGATGAGCTCCGGTTCGAGACACCGCTCTACACCGTCGCCGAAGCGGCGCGGTTCCTCGACGTCCCGGTGTCGACCTTCACGACGTGGGCCCACGGCTACGAGGCTCACCCGAAGGGTCGCCCTGTCGTCAGGTGCGGCCCGATCCTCACCGCGAGCCGGACCCCTCGACGCCACCCTGAGGTCCCGTTCGTCGGCTTGGTCGAAGGCATGGCCGCTGCGGCCTTCCGTCGAGCCGGCGTGTCGATGCAGCACATCCGGCGCTCGCTGACGGTCCTTAGCGACGAGATCGGCGTCGACCACGCGCTCGCCTCGCGTCAGCTCTACACCGACGGTGCATCGATCCTGTTCGACTACGCCACGAGCGAGCAGGACCAGGAACTGCTCACTGTGGTCGTGACCGGCCAGCGTGTCTTCCACGACATCATCCGCGACTACCTCCAGCGGATCACCTACGCGAGCGACGGCTTCGCCGAGCGCCTGGTGCTGCCGCTCACGGATCGGCCGGTCGTCGAGTGCAACCCCCAGCGAGGCTTCGGGCGACCGCTGTTCATCCACGGCGGCGCGCCGATGGACGACGTCCTCGACCGGTTCCGCGCCGGAGAGGCCCTCAAGGACGTGGCGAAGGACTTCGACCTGCGCCCCGAGGACGTCGAAGACGTGATCCGTGCCTCGCTCCCGCACGCAGCCTGA
- a CDS encoding ABC transporter permease produces MALRELRRRPGRFAVATGALAIITVLLLLLGGLTDGLFLGSTGAIRAQDADVFVYSADSRDSFLRSRIPPELRAEVQAVTGVEAVGGLGIALLGARVPGETELADVAVVGYELPPEGVPEPPPPGQAWADERLRASGVDRGDTLLVGPAEVPVEVIGFVDDTNYLLQGALWVEPSTWREIQNSSRPDATIGDGIFQALVVQGADGVKGAQALADLIDTETGGATSSLTKDQAVFSLPGTRSQNSTFNAIIGVTFFVAGLVVALFFALLTIERTGLYGVLKAMGASSWQLFVGLVVQAVAVALVAYTIGGVITLALAAVIPPGIPVLFETSRAVSIAVGLVATAVIGGAISLRRIVRIDPASAIGQAG; encoded by the coding sequence CTGGCCCTGCGCGAGCTGCGGCGGCGCCCGGGTCGCTTCGCCGTGGCCACCGGCGCCCTGGCCATCATCACCGTGCTCCTGCTGCTCCTCGGTGGCCTCACCGACGGCCTGTTCCTCGGCTCGACGGGTGCCATCCGCGCCCAGGACGCCGACGTGTTCGTGTACTCCGCCGACTCGCGCGACTCCTTCCTCCGCTCGCGCATCCCGCCCGAGCTGCGTGCCGAGGTGCAGGCGGTGACCGGCGTCGAGGCCGTCGGCGGCCTGGGCATCGCCCTCCTCGGCGCCCGGGTGCCGGGCGAGACCGAGCTGGCCGACGTGGCCGTCGTGGGCTACGAGCTGCCACCCGAGGGGGTGCCCGAGCCCCCGCCCCCGGGTCAGGCCTGGGCCGACGAGCGGTTGCGGGCGTCGGGGGTCGACAGGGGCGACACCCTGCTGGTGGGGCCGGCCGAGGTGCCCGTGGAGGTCATCGGGTTCGTGGACGACACGAACTACCTCCTGCAGGGCGCGCTCTGGGTCGAGCCGTCGACCTGGCGCGAGATCCAGAACTCGTCGCGCCCCGACGCGACCATCGGCGACGGCATCTTCCAGGCCCTGGTGGTGCAGGGCGCCGACGGGGTGAAGGGAGCGCAGGCCCTCGCCGACCTGATCGACACCGAGACCGGCGGCGCCACGTCGTCGCTCACGAAGGACCAGGCGGTCTTCTCGCTCCCGGGCACCCGCAGCCAGAACTCGACGTTCAACGCCATCATCGGCGTCACCTTCTTCGTCGCCGGTCTGGTGGTGGCCCTGTTCTTCGCCCTGCTCACGATCGAGCGCACCGGCCTGTACGGGGTGCTGAAGGCCATGGGCGCCTCGTCGTGGCAGCTGTTCGTGGGCCTGGTGGTCCAGGCGGTTGCGGTGGCCCTGGTCGCCTACACCATCGGGGGCGTCATCACGCTGGCCCTGGCCGCCGTGATCCCGCCCGGCATCCCCGTGCTGTTCGAGACGAGCCGGGCGGTGTCGATCGCCGTCGGCCTCGTGGCCACCGCCGTCATCGGCGGCGCGATCTCGCTCCGTCGCATCGTCCGGATCGACCCCGCCTCTGCCATCGGGCAGGCGGGCTGA
- a CDS encoding ABC transporter permease, whose protein sequence is MILRDTRVLRRQFLMFITRTLMQPLLVVFVFGYVFPRIGQGFSSSEPGVEFTTILVPGLMGFAIMFQGVSAVALPLVTEFNISREIEDRAMAPLPTGMLAVEKVVFGAVQGLLAAAAVYPCAYLVSGGDVQVNVDNWALLVAALVLGSLASSSLGLLIGTAFKPNQVPLIFSVIVLPITFLGCVYYPWQALEPIRWLQILSLVNPLVYLNEALRAALTPQVPHMNPWVSLLALTVATVVIGGAGVRGFRRRVLS, encoded by the coding sequence ATGATCCTGCGCGACACCCGCGTGCTGCGCCGGCAGTTCCTCATGTTCATCACCCGGACGCTGATGCAGCCGCTGCTCGTGGTGTTCGTGTTCGGCTACGTGTTCCCGCGGATCGGTCAGGGGTTCTCGAGCTCCGAGCCGGGGGTGGAGTTCACGACCATCCTGGTGCCCGGCCTCATGGGCTTCGCCATCATGTTCCAGGGCGTGTCGGCGGTGGCCCTGCCGCTGGTGACCGAGTTCAACATCAGCCGCGAGATCGAGGACCGGGCCATGGCCCCCCTCCCCACGGGGATGCTGGCCGTGGAGAAGGTGGTGTTCGGGGCCGTCCAGGGCCTGCTGGCGGCGGCCGCCGTGTACCCCTGCGCCTACCTGGTCTCCGGCGGAGACGTGCAGGTGAACGTCGACAACTGGGCCCTGCTGGTGGCCGCGCTGGTGCTCGGCTCGCTGGCGTCGTCGTCGCTCGGCCTGCTGATCGGCACGGCCTTCAAGCCGAACCAGGTGCCGCTGATCTTCTCGGTGATCGTGCTGCCCATCACCTTCCTCGGGTGCGTCTACTACCCGTGGCAGGCCCTCGAGCCGATCCGCTGGCTCCAGATCCTGTCGCTGGTGAACCCGCTCGTGTACCTCAACGAGGCGCTGCGCGCCGCCCTGACGCCGCAGGTCCCGCACATGAACCCGTGGGTGTCGCTCCTCGCGCTCACCGTCGCCACCGTCGTGATCGGCGGGGCGGGCGTGCGCGGGTTCCGCCGCCGCGTGCTGTCGTAG
- a CDS encoding ABC transporter ATP-binding protein, whose product MLALELRDVRKVYQSGDEDIVALDHATLGVGDDEIVALVGPSGSGKTTLLSIAGGLLSPTTGTVVVGSHDITEYSSKELTRFRREEVGFVFQQVNLVPFLTAKENLTVVAELGGGRRKGDGGHAGRRADQLLGELGLAHRTKNLPGQLSGGERQRVAIGRALMNQPKLILVDEPTSSLDTKLGEQVMELIVREVKGRSTAAVIVTHDVRMTHYADRTVHITDGRLEA is encoded by the coding sequence GTGCTCGCCCTCGAGCTGCGTGACGTCCGCAAGGTGTACCAGTCGGGCGACGAGGACATCGTCGCTCTCGACCACGCCACGCTCGGCGTCGGCGACGACGAGATCGTCGCGCTCGTCGGGCCGTCGGGATCGGGCAAGACCACGCTGCTGTCGATCGCCGGCGGGCTGCTGTCCCCGACGACCGGCACGGTGGTGGTGGGCAGCCACGACATCACCGAGTACTCGTCGAAGGAGCTCACCCGCTTCCGGCGGGAAGAGGTCGGCTTCGTGTTCCAGCAGGTGAACCTGGTGCCCTTCCTGACGGCCAAGGAGAACCTGACCGTCGTGGCCGAGCTCGGCGGCGGCCGGAGGAAGGGCGACGGCGGCCATGCCGGCCGCCGGGCCGACCAGCTGCTCGGCGAGCTCGGCCTGGCGCACCGCACCAAGAACCTGCCGGGGCAGCTGTCCGGCGGCGAGCGCCAGCGGGTCGCCATCGGCCGCGCCCTGATGAACCAGCCCAAGCTGATCCTGGTCGACGAGCCGACCTCGTCGCTCGACACCAAGCTGGGCGAGCAGGTGATGGAGCTCATCGTGCGCGAGGTGAAGGGGCGGAGCACGGCCGCAGTGATCGTCACCCACGACGTGCGGATGACCCACTACGCCGACCGCACCGTGCACATCACCGACGGCCGCCTCGAGGCGTAG
- a CDS encoding TetR/AcrR family transcriptional regulator, translating to MPRIQAGSVAEHRTLMEGRLLDAFGELLAEQGYGDTTLADVAARSGMARNTVYNYVADKESLLHGYMDREVRRFLEDVEASVAAAPDAPSRLEVFVRAQVRYFATSPSAGHDLVVLLGAERYSALMAHLRPARQVVTAIVQEGIGSGDFRPIDVDSALTLAFACMSADRIPLARGEADPDVVADRTVDFLLHALRAG from the coding sequence GTGCCCCGCATCCAGGCCGGCTCGGTGGCCGAGCACCGCACCCTCATGGAGGGTCGCCTGCTCGACGCCTTCGGTGAGCTGCTCGCCGAGCAGGGCTACGGCGACACCACGCTGGCCGACGTCGCGGCCCGCTCGGGGATGGCCCGCAACACCGTCTACAACTACGTGGCCGACAAGGAGTCGCTCCTCCACGGCTACATGGACCGCGAGGTGCGCCGGTTCCTCGAGGACGTCGAGGCGTCGGTGGCCGCGGCCCCGGACGCGCCGAGCCGCCTCGAGGTGTTCGTACGGGCCCAGGTGCGCTACTTCGCCACCAGCCCCTCGGCCGGCCACGACCTCGTCGTGCTCCTCGGCGCCGAGCGCTACTCGGCGCTGATGGCCCACCTGCGACCGGCGCGCCAGGTGGTCACCGCCATCGTCCAGGAGGGCATCGGGTCGGGCGACTTCCGCCCGATCGACGTCGACAGCGCGCTCACGCTGGCCTTCGCCTGCATGTCGGCCGATCGCATCCCCCTGGCCCGGGGCGAGGCCGACCCCGACGTGGTGGCCGACCGCACGGTCGACTTCCTGCTCCACGCCCTCCGGGCGGGCTGA
- a CDS encoding aminotransferase class V-fold PLP-dependent enzyme: MPRSTLTAIEAMRSHLAGGTSANLGGHVAASRDTEALVEAARATVGTLLGADPRGVAFGANMTTLTLAFTRAVARDLGDGVAVVCTTLDHDANVSPWMLACADRGRAEARLPRAPHGRPRRARTSSPGAPKHEAPRRRSGPPAGARRAQSIRPAPRQSSSVDRSVSSSSSARSSASELGSTTGVRGANALARNLEAERVKKPCRAPCLPLLRAGRVGPGRRRVGVPRPSPSAESGGRHAPCDYAPTVTIKYLQAVRRSAFVEGYDSHPTE; encoded by the coding sequence GTGCCACGCTCGACCCTCACGGCCATCGAGGCCATGCGCAGCCACCTGGCCGGGGGCACGTCGGCGAACCTGGGCGGGCACGTCGCCGCCAGCCGCGACACGGAGGCGCTGGTGGAGGCCGCCCGGGCGACGGTGGGCACGCTTCTCGGCGCCGACCCGCGCGGCGTGGCGTTCGGGGCGAACATGACCACCCTCACGCTGGCGTTCACCCGGGCGGTGGCGCGCGACCTGGGCGACGGCGTCGCGGTGGTGTGCACCACGCTCGACCACGACGCCAACGTCTCCCCCTGGATGCTGGCCTGCGCCGACCGCGGCCGAGCGGAAGCGCGCCTACCGCGAGCGCCTCACGGCCGACCTCGCCGAGCCCGAACGTCTTCGCCGGGAGCTCCGAAACACGAAGCGCCGCGTCGCCGATCGGGACCGCCGGCTGGCGCACGTCGAGCGCAGTCAATCCGGCCCGCGCCGAGGCAGAGCTCGAGCGTCGATCGAAGCGTGAGCTCGAGCTCGAGCGCACGGTCGAGCGCCTCGGAACTCGGGTCGACGACTGGCGTTCGCGGGGCGAACGCGCTCGCCAGGAACCTCGAGGCCGAGCGCGTGAAGAAGCCTTGTCGAGCACCATGCCTCCCGCTCCTAAGGGCAGGTCGAGTCGGCCCAGGCCGCCGCCGAGTCGGGGTGCCAAGGCCAAGCCCAAGCGCCGAGAGCGGCGGTAGGCACGCCCCGTGTGACTACGCCCCGACCGTGACAATCAAGTACTTGCAGGCCGTTCGTAGGTCAGCGTTCGTCGAGGGGTACGACAGCCATCCCACCGAGTAG
- a CDS encoding aminoglycoside phosphotransferase: MLGRGARREELPHNRANGVTLGLWREWYRGSTAVVKAIGRRADAPAHWAPSDDPRHWNYWRREILAYRTGLPARLGLCAPEVLDVVAGPDDSTELRLEDVEGRHGAGLTIDDVAAAAHGLGAGQGDPRHQPDHPWLSRGFLRAYTASKPFDRSLLDRDDLWGQPLIAEHLEGLRAPLVALRDERDRLVGLVEGAPRAVCHLDAWMNNVIRRPDGEVVFVDWAFVGDGALGEDPSNLVIDSVMDLMWPVARLDELDAAVWEAYRAGLHAAGWRGDDRLVRLAMCAAAVKYEWLPVVLLLQAGQAEHRAYGRPAEADALFAARAAGLGLVVRHAAEARRLAGQLGR, from the coding sequence GTGCTCGGGCGGGGGGCCAGGCGGGAGGAGCTCCCGCACAACCGCGCCAACGGGGTCACGCTCGGCCTCTGGCGCGAGTGGTACCGAGGTTCCACCGCCGTGGTGAAGGCGATCGGTCGTCGTGCCGACGCGCCGGCGCACTGGGCGCCGTCGGACGACCCGCGGCACTGGAACTACTGGCGGCGGGAGATCCTGGCCTACCGCACCGGCCTCCCCGCCCGGCTGGGCCTGTGTGCGCCCGAGGTGCTGGACGTCGTCGCGGGGCCCGACGACTCCACGGAGCTGAGGCTCGAGGACGTCGAGGGCCGCCACGGGGCCGGGCTGACGATCGACGACGTGGCCGCGGCCGCCCACGGGCTCGGCGCCGGCCAGGGCGATCCCCGGCACCAGCCGGACCACCCCTGGTTGAGCCGGGGCTTCCTGCGGGCCTACACCGCCTCGAAGCCCTTCGACCGCTCGCTGCTCGACCGCGACGACCTGTGGGGGCAGCCGCTGATCGCCGAGCACCTCGAGGGACTCCGGGCGCCGCTCGTGGCCCTGCGCGACGAGCGTGACCGGCTCGTGGGCCTGGTGGAGGGCGCGCCGCGCGCCGTGTGCCACCTGGACGCGTGGATGAACAACGTCATCCGCCGCCCCGACGGCGAGGTGGTGTTCGTGGACTGGGCCTTCGTGGGCGACGGCGCCCTCGGCGAGGACCCGAGCAACCTGGTGATCGACAGCGTGATGGACCTGATGTGGCCGGTCGCGCGTCTCGACGAGCTCGATGCCGCCGTGTGGGAGGCGTACCGCGCCGGGCTCCACGCCGCCGGCTGGCGGGGCGACGACCGGCTCGTCCGCCTGGCCATGTGCGCGGCCGCGGTGAAGTACGAGTGGCTGCCGGTGGTCCTGCTGCTGCAGGCGGGCCAGGCCGAGCACCGGGCCTATGGCCGGCCCGCCGAGGCCGATGCCCTGTTCGCGGCCAGGGCGGCCGGGCTCGGGCTGGTGGTGCGCCATGCCGCCGAGGCCCGCCGGCTCGCCGGGCAGCTCGGCCGCTGA